A stretch of Coturnix japonica isolate 7356 chromosome 11, Coturnix japonica 2.1, whole genome shotgun sequence DNA encodes these proteins:
- the LOC107319304 gene encoding protein C19orf12 homolog: MPIRVDQMMQLLCHVSQEKGMTAAVKHSGRGALLAGATAFFGGLVGGPPGIAVGGALGGLLGAWMTSGQFKPVPQILMELPPAEQQKLFDEAIAIVRNLDWTDMVQLTALVMGSGHLQQQLAGVVVNYLTRELSAEIKYGE; the protein is encoded by the exons ATGCCCATCCGTGTGGATCAGATGATGCAACTGCTCTGCCATGTTTCTCAGGAGAAGGGAATGACAGCAGCTGTCAAACACTCTGGTCGAGGAGCGCTCCTGGCAGGTGCAACTGCATTTTTTGGGGGCTTGGTTGGAGGTCCGCCTGGCATCGCTGTAG GAGGAGCGCTTGGTGGACTGCTTGGTGCCTGGATGACCAGTGGACAGTTCAAGCCAGTCCCTCAGATTTTAATGGAGTTGCCTCCTGCCGAGCAGCAGAAACTCTTTGATGAAGCCATTGCAATAGTCAGGAACCTCGACTGGACTGATATGGTTCAGCTGACTGCACTTGTAATGGGAAGCGgtcatctccagcagcagctggcaggagtGGTGGTAAATTACCTCACCAGAGAGCTAAGTGCAGAGATAAAGTATGGGGAGTGA